Proteins from one Chroococcidiopsis sp. CCMEE 29 genomic window:
- a CDS encoding TonB-dependent receptor, whose translation MWKQQQFLNSFWLAGAISVVVIQPAWAQVVRVTGVELKPTPSGLQVILQTADGTSPQVFTSRAGETLILNVSNAQLQLPSGNEFRQNNPAAGIAALTVTNLSANSIQVKLTGKAGLPQVQVLESETGLMFSVTPAPSTAEKPETQLESEPEETEAEQQEEIELVVTATRTEEELTNVPRSVTVITREQIEEQTRFTRNLNDILARTVPGFGPPTNRTNTFGQTLRGRSISVLIDGIPQNTNLGSIPAQLTTIDPEAIERIEVVRGPNAIYGAQATGGLINIITRRPSEERLTSTTEIGLNNSLTNAADSFGYNLQHSISGTEDQFDYTASFSIATTGGFFDAEGDRIPSDLVNADLTQLNGLLKFGVNLDDQQRLQLTFNHFDQYQDTAFISEPSVFDIPGIQKARAIRIPEGTTVIGGEDAAFLTTTNTTLSYTHENLWGSRLQGQLFYRNYSFGGGIPSDLRDTIFGFISQSPGESEQLGGRLQIETPFNAQETVSLLWGVDYVTENSSQNFNIFDPNEFDASGGRIYRKINEMTFVPAYEFDDLGVFAQLQWEISDRLTFSGGARYVNLDISTDDYTTFSGNNIAGGSINADDFVFNAGVIYNVTDELSLFTSFSQGFSFPDIGRVLRQASQGFAVGSSIDLTAPQKVDNYEIGMRGNWNSVQVSLAGFFNYSDLGLGFEAIPGGPLRTIRAPQRVYGIEASLDWQPGERWQLGGTATWLEGENDEERDGDYIALNSITIPPLKLTAYVEHETLPGWRNRLQLLYSGDRDRAFEDDVDGAPIESYVTVDYISSIQLGSGELLIGVQNLFNEQYFPVFAQYFAPFDDSSNYAGQGRTLSVGYRITW comes from the coding sequence ATGTGGAAACAACAGCAATTCCTCAATAGCTTCTGGCTGGCTGGAGCCATATCAGTAGTAGTGATCCAGCCTGCTTGGGCGCAGGTAGTTCGAGTAACGGGAGTGGAACTCAAACCCACACCCAGCGGTTTGCAAGTGATTTTACAAACAGCAGATGGCACTTCGCCTCAAGTTTTCACTTCCAGAGCTGGTGAAACTTTGATTCTGAACGTGAGTAACGCTCAGTTACAGTTACCTTCAGGCAATGAGTTTCGCCAAAACAATCCTGCGGCTGGCATTGCTGCTTTAACGGTCACAAATTTGAGTGCTAATAGTATTCAGGTCAAATTGACGGGTAAGGCCGGGTTGCCACAGGTTCAAGTCTTGGAGAGTGAGACGGGACTGATGTTTAGTGTGACACCCGCCCCAAGCACAGCGGAAAAGCCAGAAACACAGCTTGAGTCTGAACCAGAGGAAACAGAGGCTGAGCAGCAGGAGGAAATAGAACTGGTAGTGACCGCTACGCGCACGGAAGAAGAATTAACAAATGTGCCACGCTCGGTCACAGTAATTACGCGAGAGCAAATTGAAGAACAAACACGCTTTACTAGGAACTTAAATGATATTCTTGCCAGGACTGTTCCTGGCTTTGGTCCTCCTACGAATCGCACTAATACCTTTGGGCAAACTTTGCGGGGGCGCAGCATTTCCGTCTTGATTGACGGTATCCCCCAAAACACGAACTTGGGATCAATTCCGGCACAGCTAACAACCATTGATCCAGAGGCGATTGAACGAATTGAAGTGGTCCGAGGTCCCAACGCGATTTATGGCGCTCAGGCAACAGGTGGTCTGATTAACATCATTACCCGCAGACCGAGTGAGGAGAGGCTGACTTCTACGACCGAGATAGGACTGAATAACTCCTTAACGAATGCAGCCGATAGTTTTGGCTACAACCTCCAGCACTCCATTTCTGGCACAGAAGATCAATTTGACTACACTGCCAGCTTCTCAATCGCAACTACGGGTGGCTTTTTTGATGCTGAGGGCGATCGCATTCCTAGCGATTTAGTCAACGCCGATCTGACTCAATTAAATGGATTGCTCAAATTCGGCGTGAATTTAGATGACCAACAACGCCTGCAACTAACATTCAATCACTTTGACCAGTACCAAGACACTGCTTTTATTTCCGAGCCCAGCGTTTTCGATATTCCCGGCATTCAGAAAGCTCGTGCCATCAGGATTCCTGAAGGAACAACTGTCATCGGGGGTGAAGATGCAGCTTTCCTCACCACCACAAACACTACACTGAGCTACACCCATGAAAACCTTTGGGGCAGTCGGCTTCAGGGTCAATTGTTCTATCGTAATTATTCCTTTGGCGGTGGAATTCCCTCTGATTTGCGAGACACCATTTTTGGTTTTATATCCCAATCACCCGGAGAATCAGAACAATTGGGGGGGCGACTCCAGATTGAAACGCCCTTCAACGCGCAAGAGACTGTGAGCTTGCTGTGGGGGGTTGACTACGTAACCGAGAATAGCTCTCAGAACTTTAATATTTTTGACCCCAATGAATTCGATGCGAGTGGCGGTCGGATTTACCGGAAAATTAACGAGATGACGTTCGTTCCGGCTTATGAATTCGACGATCTGGGTGTGTTTGCCCAGTTGCAATGGGAGATTAGCGATCGCCTAACTTTCAGTGGAGGAGCGCGTTATGTCAACCTTGATATCAGCACAGACGACTACACCACTTTTAGTGGTAACAATATTGCAGGCGGCAGCATCAACGCTGACGACTTTGTATTTAATGCTGGTGTGATTTACAACGTCACGGATGAACTCAGTCTGTTTACCAGCTTTTCTCAAGGTTTTTCGTTCCCTGATATTGGTCGTGTTCTGAGACAAGCATCTCAAGGCTTTGCCGTCGGCTCTTCTATTGACCTGACTGCACCGCAAAAAGTCGATAATTATGAAATCGGGATGCGGGGAAACTGGAACTCAGTACAAGTATCTCTAGCTGGGTTTTTCAACTACTCTGACTTGGGGCTAGGCTTTGAGGCAATTCCAGGTGGACCACTGAGAACTATCCGCGCTCCTCAACGAGTTTACGGCATTGAAGCCTCCCTAGATTGGCAACCGGGAGAACGTTGGCAACTCGGCGGCACAGCTACTTGGTTAGAGGGAGAGAATGATGAAGAGCGGGACGGCGATTACATTGCTTTGAACAGCATTACCATCCCACCCTTGAAGCTGACGGCTTACGTAGAGCATGAAACGTTACCAGGTTGGCGCAATCGGTTACAGTTGCTGTATTCAGGCGATCGTGATCGCGCGTTTGAAGATGATGTGGATGGGGCACCGATTGAAAGCTATGTGACAGTAGACTACATCAGCAGCATTCAACTTGGTTCAGGTGAATTGCTGATTGGGGTTCAGAACTTGTTCAATGAGCAATATTTCCCAGTCTTCGCTCAATATTTTGCTCCCTTTGATGATAGTTCTAACTATGCTGGACAAGGTAGAACCCTTAGTGTTG
- a CDS encoding AraC family transcriptional regulator — MALMISNAKFNPPYSQTKPESEISSYLDSFEITLKDSKQLSKGYKRHIQLRPEFDILIRDYELHDSLIEEIQPCPSSLTLEFGFHISGSRKDDQLSPGQNFLVLDLGFDSDEEAIISEWVTEQRVLKVDIHVEPDFLITFYGNQFALLPPELRRIFEQANEQLYYQIGTITPAMHLALQQILNCPYKGLTKQIYLESKVLELIALRLEQAIEDNQTQKQSVRLRSDDIERIHHAKDILLCNSNNPPSLVALARQVGLNDCMLKKGFRQIFGTTVFGYLHEYRMQQARQLLLERKMKVEAVAHTVGYTSRSSFTAAFSKKFGITPSACLLKGIIPTPLTAAK; from the coding sequence ATGGCACTGATGATCTCAAACGCAAAATTTAATCCGCCGTATAGCCAGACCAAGCCAGAAAGTGAAATTTCTTCTTACTTAGATAGCTTTGAGATTACCCTAAAAGACTCCAAGCAGCTTAGCAAAGGATATAAGCGGCATATTCAGCTGCGTCCCGAATTCGATATACTGATTCGAGATTATGAACTCCACGATAGTCTGATTGAGGAAATACAACCTTGTCCGTCTTCGCTTACCTTGGAATTCGGCTTTCATATTTCCGGTAGCCGCAAGGACGATCAACTCAGTCCAGGTCAAAATTTCCTAGTATTAGACCTAGGTTTCGACTCAGATGAAGAAGCGATAATTTCAGAATGGGTAACTGAACAGCGAGTCCTGAAAGTAGATATTCACGTAGAACCCGATTTCCTCATCACATTTTATGGTAATCAATTTGCACTGCTCCCCCCAGAACTGAGGCGGATTTTTGAGCAAGCCAATGAGCAGCTTTATTACCAAATTGGTACAATAACTCCCGCGATGCATCTCGCCCTACAGCAAATTCTCAATTGCCCCTATAAAGGTTTGACCAAACAAATATATCTCGAAAGCAAAGTCTTGGAACTTATTGCGCTACGGCTAGAACAAGCCATCGAGGATAACCAGACGCAGAAGCAATCCGTCAGACTCCGTTCTGATGATATTGAGCGCATCCACCATGCCAAAGACATTTTACTCTGCAACTCTAATAACCCACCGTCACTAGTAGCCTTAGCTCGGCAGGTCGGTTTGAATGACTGTATGCTCAAAAAAGGTTTTCGTCAGATCTTTGGCACTACTGTGTTTGGGTATTTACACGAGTATCGAATGCAGCAGGCACGACAATTGCTGCTAGAGCGAAAAATGAAAGTAGAGGCAGTAGCACATACAGTCGGCTATACCAGTCGGAGTTCTTTTACTGCTGCTTTTAGTAAGAAATTTGGCATTACCCCCAGTGCTTGCCTGCTTAAAGGTATAATCCCCACACCTTTGACGGCAGCAAAATAA
- a CDS encoding helix-turn-helix domain-containing protein → MIRWRLNEVMARHRVLAKDLADFIGVSRNAMSALKKSESIPRVDGERLEQLCIGITKLSKIGEKVTPYDLIEYIEDET, encoded by the coding sequence TTGATTCGATGGCGATTAAACGAAGTTATGGCTAGACACCGAGTTCTTGCCAAAGATCTTGCAGACTTTATCGGAGTTAGCAGAAATGCAATGTCTGCTCTGAAAAAGTCTGAGAGTATACCGCGTGTTGATGGTGAAAGACTAGAACAGCTTTGTATTGGAATCACAAAGCTATCAAAGATTGGTGAAAAGGTGACACCCTATGACTTGATTGAATATATTGAAGACGAGACATGA